A genomic window from Rhea pennata isolate bPtePen1 chromosome 12, bPtePen1.pri, whole genome shotgun sequence includes:
- the OMD gene encoding osteomodulin, which translates to MGILSQLSIIHLLCAAMVICQHEDYDFGDEYDEEPDREYPYYFNFHPSTQDEGPRFPVPVECARECFCPPAFPLSMYCDHRQLKMIPNIPIHIQQLYLQNNDIEAVLAGPFTNVTILREINLSYNKIKFHMIDHGVFAKLSNLVQLHLQHNELEEFPFPLPSSLERLLLGFNKISRLSGNALEGLPNITMLDLCNNFLDDSALKGKHFSILKNLMQINLCNNRLKTMPPDLPPSLMYLSLENNSISYIPENYFSRLPKIIALRMSHNNLQNIPHNAFNLSNLLELNLGHNKLKQVFYIPRSLQHLYIEDNDIEIINVTLMCPSIDPMNTNQLTYIRVDQNKLTVPISTYAFLCFPHIRTIYYGEQNGNVNKSTQLRISVFRRFLTPEEYDETEDDHETNDGETEEEHEIEDNYFHPYFQ; encoded by the exons ATGGGGATTCTCAGTCAGCTATCAATCATTCACCTGCTGTGTGCTGCTATGGTCATTTGTCAACATGAAGACTATGATTTTGGGGATGAATATGATGAAGAGCCAGATCGTGAATATccatattattttaattttcatccaAGTACACAAGATGAAGGTCCTCGTTTTCCTGTTCCAGTTGAATGTGCCAGAGAATGCTTTTGCCCACCAGCTTTTCCATTATCAATGTACTGTGATCATCGCCAACTTAAAATGATACCAAATATCCCTATTCACATCCAACAACTCTATCTGCAAAACAACGATATTGAAGCTGTGCTTGCAGGACCCTTTACTAATGTCACCATCTTAAGAGAAATTAACCTGAGCtacaacaaaattaaatttcacatGATTGACCATGGTGTTTTTGCCAAACTTTCAAACTTAGTACAGCTTCATTTACAGCATAATGAATTAGAAGAATTTCCATTCCCACTCCCCAGCTCTCTAGAGCGACTCCTCCTTGGTTTCAACAAGATTTCTCGGTTATCTGGGAACGCACTGGAAGGACTACCTAACATAACCATGCTTGATCTCTGCAATAACTTTCTTGATGACTCAGCACTCAAAGGAAAACACTTTTCAATCCTGAAAAATTTAATGCAGATCAATTTATGCAACAATAGATTAAAGACCATGCCTCCTGATCTACCACCATCACTTATGTACCTCTCCcttgaaaataattctatttcttATATTCCAGAAAACTATTTCAGTAGACTTCCAAAAATCATTGCCCTAAGAATGTCACACAATAACCTGCAGAATATTCCACACAATGCCTTTAATCTCTCTAACCTTTTAGAACTTAATCTTGGACACAACAAATTGAAACAAGTATTCTATATTCCAAGAAGTCTGCAGCATTTGTATATTGAAGACAATGACATTGAAA tCATAAATGTTACTTTGATGTGTCCATCTATTGATCCAATGAACACCAATCAATTAACTTATATACGGGTGGACCAAAATAAGCTTACAGTTCCCATAAGCACATACGCGTTCTTGTGTTTCCCTCACATAAGAACCATTTATTATGGCGAACAGAATGGTAATGTTAACAAGTCAACACAGCTACGAATATCAGTGTTCCGCCGATTTTTAACACCAGAAGAATATGATGAAACAGAAGATGATCATGAAACAAATGATGGTGAAACTGAAGAGGAGCACGAAATTGAAGACAATTACTTTCATCCTTACTTTCAATGA